In Lautropia mirabilis, one DNA window encodes the following:
- the greA gene encoding transcription elongation factor GreA, protein MATSFPLTKHGAQLLKDELQRLKSVERPNVINAIAEARAQGDLSENAEYESAKERQSFIEGRIAELEGKLSAAQIIDPAALDADGRVVFGATVQLEDIDSGDKVTYQIVGEDEADLKLSKISVASPLARALIGKYAGDVASFQAPGGEREYEILDVLYR, encoded by the coding sequence ATGGCCACCTCCTTTCCGTTGACCAAGCATGGCGCCCAGCTTCTGAAGGACGAACTGCAGCGCCTCAAGTCGGTCGAGCGGCCGAACGTGATCAACGCCATTGCCGAGGCGCGTGCCCAGGGCGACCTGTCCGAGAACGCCGAATACGAGTCGGCCAAGGAGCGGCAGAGCTTCATCGAGGGGCGCATTGCCGAGCTGGAAGGCAAGCTGTCGGCTGCCCAGATCATCGATCCGGCGGCACTGGACGCCGACGGTCGCGTCGTGTTTGGCGCCACCGTGCAGCTTGAGGACATCGATTCGGGTGACAAGGTCACCTACCAGATCGTCGGCGAGGACGAAGCCGACCTGAAGCTGTCCAAGATCTCGGTGGCCAGCCCGCTGGCCCGCGCCCTCATCGGCAAGTACGCCGGGGATGTCGCCTCTTTCCAGGCACCGGGCGGCGAGCGCGAGTACGAGATCCTGGACGTCCTCTATCGCTGA
- the folP gene encoding dihydropteroate synthase, which translates to MSSPTPSDSVANTARPALWQCGRFRLSLERPLVMGILNVTDDSFSDGGRHRDPTVAVAAARRMIDEGADIIDIGAESTRPGAQAVPPDEEWARLAPVVEALAGLDVPLSIDTRHPGTMARVIAAGASIINDISGFRTLEARAAVAGCDVGLVTMHMLGDSPATMQANPVYADVVAEVGRFLMDSRQALLDAGVAPERICLDPGFGFGKTLAHNLALYRGIPAWASVAPVLVGVSRKSMLGTITGQPVERRLAASLAGALAGVQMGATIVRVHDVPETVQALAVWTAIGLPAAAGSVHIGDGHSGRPAKE; encoded by the coding sequence ATGTCCTCGCCGACCCCGTCCGATTCCGTCGCCAACACCGCACGACCCGCCCTCTGGCAGTGCGGTCGCTTTCGGCTGTCGCTGGAACGGCCGCTGGTCATGGGCATCCTCAACGTCACTGACGACTCGTTCTCCGACGGCGGGCGTCATCGTGACCCGACCGTGGCTGTCGCCGCGGCACGCCGGATGATCGACGAAGGTGCCGACATCATCGACATTGGCGCCGAATCCACCCGGCCCGGTGCGCAGGCCGTGCCGCCGGACGAGGAATGGGCCAGGCTCGCCCCGGTGGTCGAGGCGCTGGCCGGATTGGACGTGCCCCTGTCCATCGATACCCGTCATCCGGGCACGATGGCCCGCGTCATTGCCGCCGGGGCCAGCATCATCAACGACATCAGCGGCTTTCGCACCCTGGAGGCGAGGGCAGCCGTGGCGGGCTGCGACGTGGGCCTCGTCACCATGCACATGCTGGGTGATTCACCTGCCACCATGCAGGCCAACCCCGTCTATGCCGACGTGGTGGCCGAGGTCGGGCGCTTCCTGATGGACAGCCGCCAGGCGCTGCTGGATGCCGGTGTGGCGCCCGAGCGCATCTGCCTGGACCCGGGGTTCGGCTTCGGCAAGACGCTGGCGCACAACCTGGCGCTGTACCGCGGCATTCCCGCCTGGGCATCGGTTGCCCCGGTGCTGGTGGGCGTGTCGCGCAAGTCCATGCTGGGGACCATCACGGGCCAGCCGGTCGAGCGTCGCCTGGCGGCCAGCCTGGCGGGCGCACTGGCCGGAGTGCAGATGGGTGCCACCATCGTGCGGGTGCATGATGTACCGGAAACCGTCCAGGCGCTGGCCGTCTGGACCGCCATAGGACTTCCGGCAGCGGCCGGAAGCGTTCACATCGGGGATGGCCATTCGGGCCGTCCTGCCAAGGAGTAA
- the glmM gene encoding phosphoglucosamine mutase, giving the protein MGRRYFGTDGVRGKVGESPITPEFVMHLGYAAGRIFSKGARGKPAVLLGKDTRISGYLLEAALTAGFTAAGVDVHVTGPIPTPAIAYLTRGLRLNAGVVLSASHNPYEDNGIKFFSADGNKLPDEMEEAIEALLDEPIVCVDSNQLGKAHRVDGAAGRYIEFCKSTFPYSLDLKGLKLVVDCANGAAYHTAPHVFHELGAEVIAIGTEPNGVNINDGVGAVHPKAMAAAVLRHGADLGISLDGDADRLIMCDASGRIFDGDELLYIMVMDRLARGKVDGVVGTLMTNYAFERAMADKGIPFERAKVGDRHVLELLQQRGWLLGGENSGHLLALDAHSTGDGTISALQVLAAVQRTGSTLGELIGDLHLLPQKMINVRVKKGFDWQGHEALQASIAEAKARLGNEGRVLIRPSGTEPVLRVMVEASSVSLATELAQMMANSLNR; this is encoded by the coding sequence ATGGGACGTCGTTATTTCGGGACGGATGGTGTGCGGGGCAAGGTGGGTGAATCGCCCATCACGCCGGAATTCGTCATGCACCTGGGCTATGCTGCCGGCCGGATCTTTTCCAAGGGCGCCCGTGGCAAGCCCGCCGTCCTGCTGGGCAAGGACACCCGCATCTCCGGCTACCTGCTGGAGGCCGCGCTGACGGCCGGCTTCACCGCAGCCGGCGTGGACGTGCACGTCACCGGCCCCATCCCGACGCCCGCCATTGCCTACCTCACGCGCGGCCTGCGCCTGAACGCCGGTGTGGTGCTCAGCGCCTCGCACAATCCCTATGAGGACAACGGCATCAAGTTCTTCTCGGCCGATGGCAACAAGCTGCCCGACGAGATGGAAGAGGCCATCGAGGCGCTGCTGGACGAGCCCATCGTCTGTGTCGATTCCAACCAGCTGGGTAAGGCCCACCGCGTCGATGGGGCCGCTGGCCGCTACATCGAGTTCTGCAAGAGCACCTTCCCCTACAGCCTGGACCTGAAGGGGCTGAAGCTTGTGGTGGACTGCGCCAACGGTGCCGCCTATCACACCGCTCCGCACGTCTTCCATGAGCTGGGCGCCGAGGTCATTGCCATCGGCACCGAGCCCAACGGCGTCAACATCAACGACGGCGTGGGCGCCGTGCACCCGAAAGCCATGGCGGCTGCCGTGCTGCGCCATGGTGCCGACCTGGGCATCTCGCTGGACGGTGACGCCGACCGCCTGATCATGTGTGACGCGTCCGGCCGCATCTTCGACGGCGACGAGCTGCTCTACATCATGGTGATGGACCGGCTGGCTCGCGGCAAGGTCGACGGTGTCGTGGGCACGCTGATGACCAACTACGCCTTCGAGCGCGCCATGGCCGACAAGGGCATCCCCTTCGAGCGCGCCAAGGTGGGCGACCGGCACGTGCTGGAGCTGCTGCAGCAGCGCGGCTGGCTGCTGGGGGGCGAGAACTCGGGCCACCTGCTGGCGCTGGACGCGCACAGCACCGGCGACGGCACCATCAGCGCCCTGCAGGTGCTGGCGGCCGTGCAGCGCACGGGCTCCACGCTGGGCGAGCTGATCGGCGACCTGCACCTGCTGCCGCAGAAGATGATCAACGTCCGCGTCAAGAAGGGCTTCGACTGGCAGGGCCACGAGGCACTGCAGGCCAGCATCGCCGAGGCCAAGGCCCGTCTGGGCAACGAGGGCAGGGTGCTGATTCGTCCGTCGGGCACCGAACCCGTGCTGCGGGTGATGGTCGAAGCCAGTTCCGTGTCGCTGGCCACCGAGCTGGCTCAGATGATGGCCAATTCCCTGAACCGTTAA
- the yhbY gene encoding ribosome assembly RNA-binding protein YhbY, with product MPSLLLEKAERKALAAQAHPLNPVVLLGAAGLTPAVLQEIDRALAAHELIKVRLAGMDRDARQAASEQISDSTSSAAVQLIGNVLVLYRPKPDEDDPA from the coding sequence ATGCCTTCTTTGTTGCTGGAAAAGGCCGAGCGCAAGGCGCTGGCGGCCCAGGCCCATCCTCTGAATCCGGTCGTGCTGCTGGGCGCTGCCGGGCTCACGCCCGCAGTGCTGCAGGAAATCGACCGCGCCCTGGCGGCCCATGAGCTGATCAAGGTGCGGCTGGCCGGCATGGACCGGGATGCCCGGCAGGCGGCCAGCGAGCAGATCAGCGACAGCACGTCCAGCGCAGCGGTGCAGCTGATCGGCAACGTGCTGGTGCTTTACCGGCCGAAACCGGACGAGGACGATCCGGCCTGA
- the ftsH gene encoding ATP-dependent zinc metalloprotease FtsH: MNNAFSKAAVWVIIALVLFTVFRQFETRQGRVGDIPYSQFMKEAENGQVDSVQIDGRAVRVRTRDGRTLSTYVPSTGDIWMVSDLMKYGVQVNAKPEEEQSVLMQIFISWFPMLLLIGVWIFFMRQMQGGGRGGAFSFGKSRARMLDENNNPVTFADVAGADEAKEEVQEMVDFLRDPSRFQKLGGRIPRGVLMVGPPGTGKTLLARAIAGEAKVPFFSISGSDFVEMFVGVGAARVRDMFENAKKHAPCIIFIDEIDAVGRQRGAGLGGGNDEREQTLNQLLVEMDGFETGQGIILIAATNRPDVLDPALLRPGRFDRQVVVSLPDIRGREQILNVHMRKVPVGPDVQADVLARGTPGMSGADLANLVNEAALFAARRNGRLVEMIDFERAKDKILMGTERRSMVMTEDERRSTAYHESGHAILGRLLPKADPVHKVTIIPRGRALGVTMSLPERDRYSYDRVYMLSQISMLFGGRIAEEVFMNEMTTGASNDFERATHLARDMVTRYGMSDRLGPMVYAENESEVFLGRSVTKTTNVSEETMRKVDEEIRRIIDEQYSLARRLIEENADKMHAMAKALLEWETIGIEQIDDIMAGRPPQPPKDWTPKSDNGPRTPPAQPPAVESEPNPAASA, from the coding sequence GTGAATAACGCGTTTTCCAAAGCAGCCGTCTGGGTGATCATCGCCCTGGTCCTGTTTACCGTGTTCCGACAGTTCGAGACACGGCAGGGGCGTGTCGGGGACATTCCGTATTCCCAATTCATGAAAGAGGCCGAGAACGGCCAGGTCGACAGCGTGCAGATCGATGGTCGCGCCGTGCGTGTGCGCACCCGCGATGGGCGCACTCTGTCCACGTATGTCCCGTCCACCGGCGACATCTGGATGGTCAGCGACCTGATGAAGTATGGCGTTCAGGTCAATGCCAAGCCCGAGGAAGAGCAATCGGTGCTGATGCAGATCTTCATCTCGTGGTTCCCCATGCTGCTGCTCATCGGCGTCTGGATCTTCTTCATGCGCCAGATGCAGGGCGGTGGCCGGGGAGGGGCCTTCTCGTTCGGCAAGAGCCGCGCGCGCATGCTGGATGAGAACAACAACCCCGTCACCTTTGCCGATGTGGCCGGTGCCGACGAGGCCAAGGAAGAAGTCCAGGAAATGGTCGACTTCCTGCGCGATCCCTCCCGCTTCCAGAAGCTGGGTGGCCGCATTCCGCGTGGCGTCCTGATGGTCGGTCCTCCGGGGACCGGCAAGACGCTGCTGGCGCGTGCCATCGCCGGTGAAGCCAAGGTGCCGTTCTTCTCCATCTCGGGTTCCGATTTCGTCGAGATGTTCGTCGGTGTGGGTGCAGCCCGCGTCCGCGACATGTTCGAGAACGCCAAGAAGCACGCCCCCTGCATCATCTTCATCGACGAGATCGATGCGGTGGGTCGTCAGCGGGGCGCCGGTCTGGGCGGCGGCAACGACGAGCGCGAGCAGACGCTGAACCAGCTGCTGGTCGAGATGGACGGCTTCGAGACCGGCCAGGGCATCATTCTCATCGCGGCCACCAACCGTCCTGACGTGCTGGATCCCGCGCTGCTGCGTCCGGGCCGTTTCGACCGCCAGGTGGTGGTGTCGCTGCCCGACATCCGTGGTCGCGAGCAGATCCTCAACGTCCACATGCGCAAGGTGCCCGTGGGTCCCGATGTGCAGGCTGACGTGCTGGCCCGTGGCACTCCCGGCATGTCCGGCGCCGATCTGGCTAACCTGGTCAACGAGGCTGCGCTCTTTGCCGCCCGTCGCAATGGCCGTCTGGTCGAGATGATCGACTTCGAGCGTGCCAAGGACAAGATCCTGATGGGTACCGAGCGCCGCTCCATGGTCATGACCGAGGACGAGCGCCGCAGCACGGCCTACCACGAGTCCGGCCACGCCATCCTGGGCCGCCTGCTGCCCAAGGCCGATCCGGTCCACAAGGTCACCATCATCCCGCGTGGCCGGGCGCTGGGCGTCACCATGTCGCTGCCCGAGCGTGACCGCTACAGCTATGACCGGGTCTACATGCTCAGCCAGATTTCCATGCTCTTTGGTGGCCGCATTGCCGAAGAGGTGTTCATGAACGAGATGACCACCGGCGCATCCAATGACTTCGAGCGGGCCACCCACTTGGCGCGCGACATGGTCACGCGCTACGGCATGAGCGATCGGCTGGGCCCCATGGTCTACGCCGAGAACGAGAGCGAGGTCTTCCTGGGACGCTCCGTCACCAAGACGACCAACGTTTCCGAAGAGACCATGCGTAAGGTCGACGAGGAGATCCGCCGCATCATCGACGAGCAGTACTCGCTGGCCCGCCGCCTGATCGAGGAAAACGCCGACAAGATGCACGCCATGGCCAAGGCCCTGCTGGAGTGGGAAACCATCGGCATCGAGCAGATCGACGACATCATGGCCGGTCGGCCGCCGCAGCCGCCGAAGGACTGGACGCCCAAGTCCGACAACGGTCCGCGCACTCCGCCGGCCCAGCCGCCTGCGGTCGAGTCGGAGCCCAACCCGGCTGCTTCGGCCTGA
- a CDS encoding 4-aminobutyrate--2-oxoglutarate transaminase, with protein MSEKSLSERRAAAIARGVGMVTPLFAERASNAELWDTEGRRYIDFAAGIAVVNTGHGHPKVIGAAREQLEKFTHVCHQVAAYDSYVRLAERLNEIVPIEGPRKTIFVTTGAEAVENAVKVARAATGRSGVIAFSGAFHGRTFMTMALTGKTAPYKTGFGPLMGDVWRIPFPAASQGVSVEETLKELDRLFKTDIAPSRVAAIIVEPVQGEGGFNPVPPELMRALRKMADEHGIVLIVDEIQTGFGRTGKLFAIQNYDVKPDLMTMAKGLAGGFPLAAVTGRADLMDAPVPGGLGGTFAGNPLATAAGNAVLDVMEEEKLPERAQKLGDQLRARLESLRAKVPQIVDVRGLGLMIAVEFNKPGTSEPNPEYANAVRLAALEKGLILLTCGVYGNAIRFLPPLTIEQKTFDEALDILEAVMVEQASKVG; from the coding sequence ATGAGCGAGAAATCCCTGTCCGAGCGCCGGGCTGCCGCCATCGCCCGCGGTGTGGGCATGGTGACCCCCCTGTTTGCAGAACGTGCCAGCAACGCGGAACTCTGGGACACCGAAGGCCGCCGCTATATCGACTTTGCGGCCGGCATTGCGGTCGTCAACACTGGTCATGGCCATCCCAAGGTCATCGGGGCTGCGCGCGAGCAGCTCGAGAAGTTCACGCACGTGTGCCATCAGGTCGCCGCCTATGACAGCTATGTGCGCCTGGCCGAGCGTCTCAACGAGATCGTGCCCATCGAAGGCCCCAGGAAGACCATCTTCGTCACCACGGGGGCAGAAGCCGTCGAGAACGCCGTCAAGGTCGCCCGCGCCGCCACCGGTCGCAGTGGCGTCATCGCCTTCAGCGGTGCCTTCCATGGCCGCACCTTCATGACCATGGCGCTCACCGGCAAGACCGCGCCCTACAAGACCGGTTTCGGCCCACTCATGGGGGATGTCTGGCGCATTCCGTTCCCGGCGGCCTCACAGGGCGTCAGCGTCGAGGAAACCCTCAAGGAGCTGGATCGCCTCTTCAAGACCGACATCGCCCCGTCGCGGGTTGCGGCCATCATCGTCGAGCCGGTGCAGGGCGAGGGCGGTTTCAACCCCGTACCGCCCGAGCTGATGCGTGCCCTGCGCAAGATGGCCGATGAGCACGGCATCGTGCTGATCGTCGACGAGATCCAGACCGGCTTTGGTCGTACGGGCAAGCTCTTTGCCATCCAGAACTACGACGTCAAGCCTGACCTGATGACCATGGCCAAGGGTTTGGCGGGCGGCTTCCCGCTGGCTGCCGTCACCGGTCGTGCCGACCTGATGGATGCCCCTGTGCCCGGTGGCCTGGGCGGCACCTTCGCCGGCAACCCGCTGGCCACGGCTGCCGGCAATGCCGTGCTGGACGTGATGGAAGAAGAGAAGCTGCCCGAGCGCGCCCAGAAACTGGGTGACCAGCTGCGGGCACGCCTGGAAAGCCTGCGTGCCAAGGTTCCGCAGATCGTCGATGTGCGCGGCCTGGGCCTGATGATCGCCGTGGAGTTCAACAAGCCCGGCACTTCCGAGCCCAATCCCGAGTACGCCAATGCCGTGCGCCTGGCCGCACTGGAGAAGGGCCTCATCCTGCTTACCTGCGGCGTTTATGGCAATGCCATCCGCTTCCTGCCGCCGCTTACCATCGAACAGAAGACCTTTGACGAAGCGCTCGACATCCTTGAAGCCGTCATGGTCGAACAGGCCAGCAAGGTCGGCTGA
- a CDS encoding RlmE family RNA methyltransferase, which yields MQSSRSKKVNRAWLHDHLNDPYVKLAQRHHYRARAAFKLIGIDEQDHLIRPGMTVVDLGSAPGSWSQVVRRRLAAPNLAEDVRKADDLRGEAPQVPIQGRIVALDLLPMEPIPDVNYLQGDFREQDVLDRLEALLDGGKVDLVLSDMAPNLSGVGVADTARMQDLAELSVDFASRWLKPDGALLIKVFHGSGYSQLVRLFKDHFAVVQPRKPKASRDRSAETYLLGRRLKSAGSGANRG from the coding sequence ATGCAGAGCAGTCGCAGCAAGAAGGTGAACCGGGCCTGGCTTCACGACCACCTGAACGACCCTTACGTGAAGCTGGCGCAGCGCCACCACTATCGGGCGCGGGCCGCCTTCAAGCTCATCGGCATCGACGAGCAGGACCACCTCATCCGTCCCGGCATGACCGTGGTGGACCTGGGTTCGGCCCCGGGCAGCTGGTCGCAGGTCGTCCGGCGGCGTCTGGCGGCGCCAAATCTGGCCGAGGATGTGCGCAAGGCCGACGACCTGCGTGGCGAGGCCCCGCAGGTGCCCATTCAGGGGCGGATCGTTGCGCTGGACCTGCTGCCCATGGAGCCCATCCCGGACGTGAACTACCTGCAGGGCGATTTTCGCGAGCAGGACGTGCTTGATCGGCTGGAGGCGCTGCTGGATGGCGGCAAGGTCGATCTTGTTTTGTCGGACATGGCCCCCAACTTGAGCGGAGTGGGGGTCGCCGACACCGCGCGCATGCAGGACCTGGCCGAGCTGTCGGTGGATTTCGCCAGCCGCTGGCTCAAGCCCGACGGCGCGCTGCTCATCAAGGTGTTCCATGGCAGCGGCTACAGCCAGCTGGTGCGGCTTTTCAAGGACCATTTCGCCGTCGTGCAACCACGCAAGCCCAAGGCCTCGCGTGACCGCTCGGCGGAAACCTATCTGCTGGGTCGCCGGCTGAAGTCGGCGGGTAGCGGCGCGAATCGTGGTTAA
- the carB gene encoding carbamoyl-phosphate synthase large subunit: protein MPKRTDLESILIIGAGPIVIGQACEFDYSGAQACKALRQEGYRVVLVNSNPATIMTDPDMADVTYIEPITWQVLERIIEKERPSAILPTMGGQTALNCALDLHRHGVLDKYGVELIGARPEAIEKAEDRQKFKQAMESIGLGSARSAIAHSMDEAWEAQRDIGFPVIIRPSFTLGGTGGGIAYNAEEFETICKTGLELSPTNELLIEESLIGWKEFEMEVVRDREDNCIIVCSIENLDPMGVHTGDSITVAPAQTLTDKEYQLMRNASIAVLREIGVDTGGSNVQFAIHPETGRMIVIEMNPRVSRSSALASKATGFPIAKVAAKLAVGYTLDELKNEITGGATPASFEPAIDYVVVKIPRFAFEKFPQADNRLTTQMKSVGEVMAIGRTFQQALQKAMRGLEVGVDGLNQMTTDREVIEKELGEPGSERIWYVGDAFAQGFTIEEVHALTKIDPWFLAQVKEIVDIELQLDTMTLGDLDAETLRTLKEKGYSDRRLGYLLETTEHEIRKLRHSLGVRPVYKRVDTCAAEFATQTAYLYSTYEDECEAQPSDRKKIIVLGGGPNRIGQGIEFDYCCVHASFALREDGFETIMVNCNPETVSTDYDTSDRLYFEPVTLEDVLEIVELEKPVGVIVQYGGQTPLKLARALEAAGVPIIGTSPDSIDVAEDRERFQKLLTRLGLLQPPNRTARTEGEAIQLANEIGYPLVVRPSYVLGGRAMEIVHDQRDLERYMREAVKVSNDSPVLLDRFLNDAIEVDVDCLCDGERVVIGGVMEHIEQAGVHSGDSACSLPPYSLSPVLVEEIKRQTVLMAKALKVRGLMNVQFAIQREPAEQEGQPPTERVYVLEVNPRASRTVPFVSKATGVQLAKVAARCMVGKTLAEQGVTEEVIPDYFCIKEAVFPFNKFPGVDTILGPEMKSTGEVMGVDYSFGSAFIKSQVGGGVRMPTEGTAFISVKQIDRPRAIRVAKTLHEMGFSLVATKGTAGAIAEAGIPVTPVNKVQEGRPHVVDMLKNGEISLLINSVEERRSAIQDSRAIRTTALAQRVTFYTTIASALAAVEGMHLESQAAHDVYSLQQLHGHLKERRQGRG, encoded by the coding sequence ATGCCCAAGCGTACAGACCTCGAAAGCATCCTGATCATCGGCGCCGGCCCGATCGTCATCGGCCAGGCCTGCGAATTCGACTACTCCGGAGCCCAGGCCTGCAAGGCACTGCGCCAGGAGGGGTACCGGGTCGTGCTGGTCAACAGCAACCCGGCCACCATCATGACCGACCCGGACATGGCCGATGTCACCTACATCGAGCCCATCACCTGGCAGGTCCTCGAACGCATCATCGAGAAAGAGCGCCCCAGCGCCATCCTGCCCACCATGGGTGGTCAGACCGCGCTCAACTGCGCCCTCGACCTGCACCGCCACGGCGTGCTGGACAAGTACGGGGTCGAGCTGATCGGCGCACGTCCCGAGGCCATCGAGAAGGCTGAAGACCGCCAGAAGTTCAAGCAGGCCATGGAATCCATCGGCCTGGGTTCGGCGCGTTCAGCCATTGCCCATTCCATGGACGAGGCCTGGGAGGCCCAGCGCGACATCGGTTTCCCCGTCATCATCCGTCCCAGCTTCACGCTGGGGGGCACCGGCGGCGGCATCGCCTACAACGCCGAGGAATTCGAGACCATTTGCAAGACCGGTCTGGAACTCTCGCCCACCAACGAGCTGCTGATCGAGGAAAGCCTCATCGGCTGGAAAGAGTTCGAGATGGAGGTGGTGCGTGACCGCGAGGACAACTGCATCATCGTCTGCTCCATCGAGAACCTGGATCCGATGGGCGTGCACACCGGCGACTCCATCACCGTGGCGCCGGCGCAGACGCTGACCGACAAGGAATACCAGCTGATGCGCAACGCCTCGATCGCGGTGCTGCGTGAAATCGGCGTCGACACGGGTGGCTCCAACGTTCAGTTCGCCATCCATCCCGAGACCGGGCGGATGATCGTCATCGAGATGAACCCGCGCGTCTCGCGCTCCTCGGCGCTGGCCTCCAAGGCCACGGGCTTCCCCATCGCCAAGGTGGCGGCCAAGCTGGCCGTGGGCTACACGCTGGACGAGCTGAAGAACGAGATCACCGGTGGTGCCACCCCGGCGTCGTTCGAGCCCGCCATCGACTACGTGGTCGTCAAGATCCCGCGCTTTGCCTTCGAGAAATTCCCGCAGGCTGACAACCGTCTCACGACCCAGATGAAGTCGGTGGGCGAGGTCATGGCCATCGGCCGCACCTTCCAGCAGGCGCTGCAGAAGGCCATGCGTGGCCTGGAGGTCGGCGTCGACGGCCTCAACCAGATGACCACCGACCGCGAGGTCATCGAGAAGGAGCTGGGCGAGCCTGGTTCCGAGCGCATCTGGTACGTGGGCGATGCCTTCGCCCAGGGCTTCACCATCGAGGAAGTCCATGCGCTCACGAAGATCGACCCGTGGTTCCTCGCGCAGGTCAAGGAGATCGTCGATATCGAGCTGCAGCTCGACACCATGACGCTGGGCGACCTGGATGCCGAGACGCTGCGCACGCTGAAGGAAAAGGGTTACTCCGACCGCCGGCTGGGCTACCTGCTGGAAACCACCGAGCACGAGATCCGCAAGCTACGTCACAGCCTGGGCGTGCGGCCGGTCTACAAGCGGGTGGACACCTGCGCGGCCGAGTTCGCCACGCAGACCGCCTACCTGTACTCCACCTATGAGGACGAGTGCGAGGCGCAGCCCTCCGATCGCAAGAAGATCATCGTGCTGGGTGGTGGCCCGAACCGCATCGGGCAGGGCATCGAGTTCGACTACTGCTGCGTGCATGCGTCGTTCGCGCTGCGTGAAGACGGGTTCGAGACCATCATGGTCAACTGCAACCCCGAGACCGTCTCCACCGACTACGACACCTCCGATCGCCTGTACTTCGAGCCCGTCACGCTGGAAGACGTGCTGGAGATCGTCGAGCTGGAAAAACCGGTCGGCGTCATCGTCCAGTACGGCGGCCAGACGCCGCTGAAGCTTGCCCGTGCGCTGGAAGCGGCCGGTGTGCCCATCATCGGCACTTCGCCCGACTCCATCGACGTTGCGGAGGACCGCGAGCGCTTCCAGAAGCTGCTGACCCGCCTGGGCCTGCTGCAGCCGCCCAACCGCACGGCGCGTACCGAAGGTGAGGCCATCCAGCTGGCCAACGAGATCGGCTACCCGCTGGTGGTGCGGCCCAGCTACGTGCTGGGTGGCCGGGCCATGGAAATTGTCCATGACCAGCGCGACCTGGAGCGCTACATGCGCGAGGCCGTCAAGGTCAGCAACGACTCCCCGGTGCTGCTCGACCGCTTCCTGAACGACGCCATCGAGGTCGACGTGGACTGCCTGTGCGACGGCGAGCGCGTCGTCATCGGCGGCGTGATGGAGCACATCGAACAGGCGGGCGTGCACTCGGGCGATTCGGCCTGCTCGCTGCCGCCGTACTCGCTGTCGCCGGTCCTGGTCGAGGAAATCAAGCGTCAGACCGTGCTGATGGCCAAGGCGCTGAAGGTGCGCGGCCTGATGAACGTGCAGTTCGCCATCCAGCGCGAACCGGCCGAACAGGAAGGCCAGCCGCCCACCGAACGGGTCTACGTGCTGGAAGTGAACCCGCGTGCCTCGCGTACCGTGCCCTTCGTCTCCAAGGCCACCGGCGTGCAGCTGGCCAAGGTGGCGGCACGCTGCATGGTCGGCAAGACGCTGGCCGAGCAGGGCGTCACCGAAGAGGTCATCCCCGACTACTTCTGCATCAAGGAAGCCGTCTTCCCCTTCAACAAGTTCCCGGGTGTGGACACCATCCTGGGGCCCGAAATGAAGTCCACCGGCGAGGTGATGGGGGTCGACTACTCGTTCGGCTCCGCCTTCATCAAGTCGCAGGTGGGGGGCGGCGTGCGCATGCCCACCGAAGGCACGGCCTTCATCTCGGTCAAGCAGATCGACCGCCCCCGGGCCATCCGCGTGGCGAAGACCCTGCACGAGATGGGCTTCTCGCTGGTGGCCACCAAGGGCACGGCCGGCGCCATTGCCGAGGCCGGCATCCCGGTCACGCCGGTCAACAAGGTGCAGGAAGGCCGCCCCCACGTGGTCGACATGCTGAAGAACGGCGAGATCTCTCTGCTCATCAACTCGGTGGAAGAACGGCGCAGCGCCATCCAGGACTCCCGCGCCATCCGCACCACCGCGCTGGCGCAGCGCGTCACCTTCTACACGACCATCGCCAGCGCTCTGGCTGCCGTCGAGGGCATGCACCTCGAATCCCAGGCTGCCCACGATGTCTATTCCCTGCAGCAGCTGCATGGGCATCTGAAGGAGCGCCGGCAGGGCAGGGGCTGA